A segment of the Lycium ferocissimum isolate CSIRO_LF1 chromosome 5, AGI_CSIRO_Lferr_CH_V1, whole genome shotgun sequence genome:
ATtgtttgaactttttcttttgagtaTTGTTTTAATTTTGTGTGTATTGCTATACCAATAATGtacttgtttttattttgaacTTATTAATTGATTAAGGAGTCTATTACTCAAAAGGTGACGCTAATTCCATTCGGAACAAGATTAGGGGGTACGGGGAAGCTCATAAAGTTTAAGTGGGTAAATGACTTTTCAGAACAAGTTTAAGGTGCAAAGCATGCATTCTCTTCAAGGGGATTCTATCAAATTGCATCGAGTCTATGTGAGTCGATGAGTGAAGAGAAATGCACCTAGATAGGCTTGGGTGGAACTTCAGATCAAGGGCGCTAGGAGCCGACGTATGAATTCGTCTAAATTTAGTAATTTTAGTTTAAATCatgtatttgtattaaaaaaattcaccaaatatatacaaaattaaattcaaaatccagTTACTAACACCTAATGCCACTAGTCTAGAATTTCAAACTCGTAAAGTTCAAATCCTGGTTCCACCTCTACTTTGTACCACAGGTTTGAAGTTGACCTGCATTCTCAGGCTTTGTTAGAGGCCAACTTTAGACTCCACGGTCTGAAGTTGAAAACGCGGCTAAAATTTAAACTTCTTGTAAAGTCCGGTCGTtcttttactccctccattcacttttacttttttaggcattccaaaaatagattttcactttacttttcatttttagcatatcaagagaagaaaattttatttttcctattttacccatagtatgaagagaattttatttttcctattttacccatagtattaattactcacttcaaatcatttttcaaatccaataaaaatatgcactaaTTAATATGGGCATATTGGTAAactatgcacttcatttattatttcttaaataacgtgaaaagtttAAAGTGGACAAgcaaaagtgaacggagggagtaaatagCAGTGCTAACAACGGCTATTTGTAGACTTATCATGTAGCACAATATTGTcaatcgattttttttttttttaatacaaaataCTAGTTTGATTTAGATTCCAGTCTCTACAGCTTGAGATCAACAGCTTCATCCGAAAAACTCGACAGAAGAAACAATTCCTTCGGGTAGCAGCATATTAAAAGGGCTTCTTCACGAGCATTATAAACGTTTTTATGTTTGTCTGACTCTTTGATTGCAAAATACATGCCTCTTGAAAGATTTCATAGGCCATATCTTAGTGTCTATACTAGCAGAAGACGATACGCTTACAAATCAAGTACTTGTCAGAGTGCTGAAAGTGAGGTAACAGTCTCTTTACTGACTTCAATGTCTATTACAAATTACGGTAAGGATGCAGTTATTCAGCTCAAAGTTAACAATAAATGTTTTGGATGAATGACAAATGAAGGAATTAGAGGGCTTTACCGGACTCTATCCACAGGCTTTGGTCGGTATGTTAAACTTCTAATATCAAACATCTTAATTAGTTCAGAAGTTAAATCATATCAGATATTCGTAATAAACTAGGAACAGCGCATCTGGAATATCTTTAGGCAGGTTGTTTATGTAAAGATAGAAGCGCAACATTTCCTCATTTGAAAGAGTTGCCTGGTCAACGACGTCGCTATTGCCTGTCAGAACCCACAGATCCCCTGAGTTCACTCTTTTGAGGCTTCCTCTGCAAAATGGGCAGGACGCGGACCTTAAGTTCCTGCAACAGATCAAGGTTAAGAAAATTGCCAGAAAGCTTATTCTTTTGGCAATGAAAAGTAATAATGAGGGATCCAGAAAAAGAAAACGAGGAACAAGAATATCACTTGCCAGTCACGATAGCAATTAATGCACATTGCATGACAGCAGTTTGGCAAAACTACTTTGGTGGACGGTTCTAAGCAGATCCcacattcattttctttttctagatcAGCATCAAAATGCTTTTGCTCTTGTACTTTCTTCCCAGGAATCTTTTCTGAAACTTGAGGTTCGTCTTGTCTACTATCCTGTTCTGATGAGCTATCATGTAAGCGCTGGAGATATGGTAATAAAACCGCTGCAAATTGGTATTTGTCAGATAAATACGTGttcatgtatatggatatagTTAGAGAAAAACGCTAGACATAAAGATAGAGGCACAATGAAATATCAAAAAGTTTGCTCAATGTAATTACTATGAGGTCTCTCTATTTACTGATGGGATGAAATCAGATACTCACTAAATGAAATTCAATCCAGGAAAGTATATTTGATTAAGTATATCAG
Coding sequences within it:
- the LOC132056050 gene encoding E3 ubiquitin-protein ligase AIRP2-like isoform X1: MKLAYNNLAPILLFLLQWMDFSCTCLLPSYLNLFHIVVYKVSPNSKKKIPSDGRKASIREFYAVLLPYLQRLHDSSSEQDSRQDEPQVSEKIPGKKVQEQKHFDADLEKENECGICLEPSTKVVLPNCCHAMCINCYRDWNLRSASCPFCRGSLKRVNSGDLWVLTGNSDVVDQATLSNEEMLRFYLYINNLPKDIPDALFLVYYEYLI
- the LOC132056050 gene encoding E3 ubiquitin-protein ligase AIRP2-like isoform X2, which codes for MKLAYNNLAPILLFLLQWMDFSCTCLLPSYLNLFHIVVYKVSPNSKKKIPSDGRKASIREFYAVLLPYLQRLHDSSSEQDSRQDEPQVSEKIPGKKVQEQKHFDADLEKENECGICLEPSTKVVLPNCCHAMCINCYRDWQELKVRVLPILQRKPQKSELRGSVGSDRQ